From Stegostoma tigrinum isolate sSteTig4 chromosome 4, sSteTig4.hap1, whole genome shotgun sequence, a single genomic window includes:
- the cpsf3 gene encoding cleavage and polyadenylation specificity factor subunit 3 isoform X1 codes for MAAKRKAEIFVPAEESDQLLIRPLGAGQEVGRSCIIVEFKGRKIMLDCGIHPGLEGMDALPYIDLIDPAEIDLLLISHFHLDHCGALPWFLQKTSFKGRTFMTHATKAIYRWLLSDYVKVSNISADDMLYTESDLEESMDKIETINFHEVKEVAGIKFWCYHAGHVLGAAMFMIEIAGVKILYTGDFSRQEDRHLMAAEIPSVRPDILIIESTYGTHIHEKREEREARFCNTVHDIVNRGGRCLIPVFALGRAQELLLILDEYWQNHPELHDIPIYYASSLAKKCMAVYQTYVNAMNEKIRKQISINNPFVFKHISNLKSMDHFDDIGPSVVMASPGMMQSGLSRELFESWCTDKRNGVIIAGYCVEGTLAKHIMSEPEEVTTMSGQKLPLKMSVDYISFSAHTDYQQTSEFIRALKPPHVLLVHGEQNEMARLKAALIREYEDNDEVHIEVHNPRNTEAVTLYFRGEKLAKVMGSLADKKADQGQRISGILVKRNFNYHILIPSDLSNYTDLAMSTVTQTQAIQYSGSFMLLAQHLQIIADDVEEIEVQEKPALRVFKAITLVQEPGMVVLEWVANPLNDMYADAVMTVILEVQSNPKAQKVVQQNSSKKFDKEMYAKRLEIMLEDMFGQECVTKSKTGNTLSVTVDGKAANISLDTRMVVCEEGSVEDEPLREMVEVAVQRLYETMHPALF; via the exons ATGGCGGCTAAGCGGAAAGCGGAGATTTTTGTCCCGGCGGAGGAGAGCGACCAGCTGCTGATCCGCCCGCT AGGAGCTGGTCAAGAGGTGGGAAGATCATGCATCATTGTGGAGTTCAAAGGAAGGAAAATCATG TTGGATTGTGGAATCCACCCTGGACTTGAAGGAATGGATGCACTTCCATACATTGATTTGATCGACCCTGCGGAGATAGATCTTCTCCTTATTAGTCA TTTCCATTTAGATCACTGTGGTGCACTTCCATGGTTCCTACAAAAGACTAGTTTTAAAGGCAGAACTTTTATGACTCATGCAACAAAAGCTATATATCGCTGGCTGCTGTCTGATTATGTCAAGGTCAG TAATATCTCAGCAGATGATATGCTGTACACTGAATCAGACCTGGAGGAAAGTATGGACAAGATTGAGACCATCAACTTCCATGAAGTGAAGGAAGTGGCAGGTATCAAGTTTTGGTGTTATCATGCAGGTCACGTCCTGGGAGCTGCCATGTTTATGATTGAAATAGCTGGGGTGAAG ATTTTGTACACTGGTGATTTTTCACGACAAGAGGATCGACACTTAATGGCAGCAGAGATCCCCAGTGTCAGACCTGATATTCTTATAATA GAATCCACATATGGTACCCATATCCATGAGAAACGTGAGGAGCGTGAAGCTCGATTCTGCAACACTGTACATGATATTGTAAATCGAGGGGGACGCTGTCTCATTCCTGTCTTTGCTCTAGGCCGTGCTCAAGAGCTGCTACTGATTTTAG ATGAATATTGGCAGAACCATCCAGAACTTCATGACATCCCTATCTACTATGCCTCATCCCTGGCAAAAAAATGTATGGCTGTATACCAAACCTACGTCAACGCAATGAATGAGAAAATTCGCAAACAGATCAGTATTAACAACCCTTTTGTCTTCAAACACATCAGCAACTTAAAG AGCATGGACCATTTTGATGACATTGGTCCAAGTGTAGTGATGGCCTCTCCGGGAATGATGCAGAGTGGTTTGTCCCGAGAACTGTTTGAAAGCTGGTGCACCGATAAGAGGAATGGTGTCATAATTGCTGGTTACTGCGTTGAAGGCACACTTGCAAAG CATATTATGTCAGAGCCTGAGGAGGTAACTACCATGTCTGGACAGAAGCTACCATTGAAGATGTCAGTTGATTACATCTCGTTCTCTGCACATACAGATTATCAACAGACCAGTGAATTTATCCGTGCATTGAAACCACCACATGTG TTGCTTGTCCATGGTGAACAGAACGAAATGGCCAGGCTGAAGGCAGCGCTTATCCGAGAATATGAAGATAACGATGAAGTTCATATTGAAGTTCACAATCCACGCAACACTGAAGCTGTGACATTATACTTCAGAGGCGAAAAGCTGGCCAAA GTGATGGGCTCCTTGGCAGATAAAAAGGCAGATCAAGGTCAAAGGATCTCAGGAATACTTGTAAAAAGAAACTTCAACTATCACATACTTATTCCATCTGACCTATCCA ATTATACTGATTTGGCAATGAGCACAGTGACACAGACACAGGCCATTCAATACTCAGGATCTTTCATGCTCCTGGCACAACACCTTCAGATCATTGCAG ATGATGTGGAAGAAATCGAAGTTCAGGAAAAGCCAGCACTGAGAGTCTTCAAAGCTATCACACTGGTTCAAGAGCCAGGCATGGTTGTGCTGGAG TGGGTGGCAAATCCATTAAATGACATGTATGCAGATGCAGTGATGACAGTGATTCTGGAAGTGCAGTCAAACCCGAAAGCCCAGAAAG TTGTGCAGCAAAACTCAAGCAAAAAATTTGACAAAGAAATGTATGCAAAGAGGCTAGAGATTATGCTCGA AGATATGTTTGGACAGGAATGTGTGACTAAATCTAAAACTGGCAATACACTGTCTGTAACCGTTGATGGCAAGGCAGCAAATATTTCTCTGGATACACGG ATGGTTGTGTGCGAAGAGGGTAGTGTGGAGGATGAACCACTTCGAGAAATGGTAGAAGTGGCGGTTCAGCGGCTTTATGAAACAATGCACCCAGCACTCTTCTGA
- the cpsf3 gene encoding cleavage and polyadenylation specificity factor subunit 3 isoform X2 → MDALPYIDLIDPAEIDLLLISHFHLDHCGALPWFLQKTSFKGRTFMTHATKAIYRWLLSDYVKVSNISADDMLYTESDLEESMDKIETINFHEVKEVAGIKFWCYHAGHVLGAAMFMIEIAGVKILYTGDFSRQEDRHLMAAEIPSVRPDILIIESTYGTHIHEKREEREARFCNTVHDIVNRGGRCLIPVFALGRAQELLLILDEYWQNHPELHDIPIYYASSLAKKCMAVYQTYVNAMNEKIRKQISINNPFVFKHISNLKSMDHFDDIGPSVVMASPGMMQSGLSRELFESWCTDKRNGVIIAGYCVEGTLAKHIMSEPEEVTTMSGQKLPLKMSVDYISFSAHTDYQQTSEFIRALKPPHVLLVHGEQNEMARLKAALIREYEDNDEVHIEVHNPRNTEAVTLYFRGEKLAKVMGSLADKKADQGQRISGILVKRNFNYHILIPSDLSNYTDLAMSTVTQTQAIQYSGSFMLLAQHLQIIADDVEEIEVQEKPALRVFKAITLVQEPGMVVLEWVANPLNDMYADAVMTVILEVQSNPKAQKVVQQNSSKKFDKEMYAKRLEIMLEDMFGQECVTKSKTGNTLSVTVDGKAANISLDTRMVVCEEGSVEDEPLREMVEVAVQRLYETMHPALF, encoded by the exons ATGGATGCACTTCCATACATTGATTTGATCGACCCTGCGGAGATAGATCTTCTCCTTATTAGTCA TTTCCATTTAGATCACTGTGGTGCACTTCCATGGTTCCTACAAAAGACTAGTTTTAAAGGCAGAACTTTTATGACTCATGCAACAAAAGCTATATATCGCTGGCTGCTGTCTGATTATGTCAAGGTCAG TAATATCTCAGCAGATGATATGCTGTACACTGAATCAGACCTGGAGGAAAGTATGGACAAGATTGAGACCATCAACTTCCATGAAGTGAAGGAAGTGGCAGGTATCAAGTTTTGGTGTTATCATGCAGGTCACGTCCTGGGAGCTGCCATGTTTATGATTGAAATAGCTGGGGTGAAG ATTTTGTACACTGGTGATTTTTCACGACAAGAGGATCGACACTTAATGGCAGCAGAGATCCCCAGTGTCAGACCTGATATTCTTATAATA GAATCCACATATGGTACCCATATCCATGAGAAACGTGAGGAGCGTGAAGCTCGATTCTGCAACACTGTACATGATATTGTAAATCGAGGGGGACGCTGTCTCATTCCTGTCTTTGCTCTAGGCCGTGCTCAAGAGCTGCTACTGATTTTAG ATGAATATTGGCAGAACCATCCAGAACTTCATGACATCCCTATCTACTATGCCTCATCCCTGGCAAAAAAATGTATGGCTGTATACCAAACCTACGTCAACGCAATGAATGAGAAAATTCGCAAACAGATCAGTATTAACAACCCTTTTGTCTTCAAACACATCAGCAACTTAAAG AGCATGGACCATTTTGATGACATTGGTCCAAGTGTAGTGATGGCCTCTCCGGGAATGATGCAGAGTGGTTTGTCCCGAGAACTGTTTGAAAGCTGGTGCACCGATAAGAGGAATGGTGTCATAATTGCTGGTTACTGCGTTGAAGGCACACTTGCAAAG CATATTATGTCAGAGCCTGAGGAGGTAACTACCATGTCTGGACAGAAGCTACCATTGAAGATGTCAGTTGATTACATCTCGTTCTCTGCACATACAGATTATCAACAGACCAGTGAATTTATCCGTGCATTGAAACCACCACATGTG TTGCTTGTCCATGGTGAACAGAACGAAATGGCCAGGCTGAAGGCAGCGCTTATCCGAGAATATGAAGATAACGATGAAGTTCATATTGAAGTTCACAATCCACGCAACACTGAAGCTGTGACATTATACTTCAGAGGCGAAAAGCTGGCCAAA GTGATGGGCTCCTTGGCAGATAAAAAGGCAGATCAAGGTCAAAGGATCTCAGGAATACTTGTAAAAAGAAACTTCAACTATCACATACTTATTCCATCTGACCTATCCA ATTATACTGATTTGGCAATGAGCACAGTGACACAGACACAGGCCATTCAATACTCAGGATCTTTCATGCTCCTGGCACAACACCTTCAGATCATTGCAG ATGATGTGGAAGAAATCGAAGTTCAGGAAAAGCCAGCACTGAGAGTCTTCAAAGCTATCACACTGGTTCAAGAGCCAGGCATGGTTGTGCTGGAG TGGGTGGCAAATCCATTAAATGACATGTATGCAGATGCAGTGATGACAGTGATTCTGGAAGTGCAGTCAAACCCGAAAGCCCAGAAAG TTGTGCAGCAAAACTCAAGCAAAAAATTTGACAAAGAAATGTATGCAAAGAGGCTAGAGATTATGCTCGA AGATATGTTTGGACAGGAATGTGTGACTAAATCTAAAACTGGCAATACACTGTCTGTAACCGTTGATGGCAAGGCAGCAAATATTTCTCTGGATACACGG ATGGTTGTGTGCGAAGAGGGTAGTGTGGAGGATGAACCACTTCGAGAAATGGTAGAAGTGGCGGTTCAGCGGCTTTATGAAACAATGCACCCAGCACTCTTCTGA
- the cpsf3 gene encoding cleavage and polyadenylation specificity factor subunit 3 isoform X3 encodes MTHATKAIYRWLLSDYVKVSNISADDMLYTESDLEESMDKIETINFHEVKEVAGIKFWCYHAGHVLGAAMFMIEIAGVKILYTGDFSRQEDRHLMAAEIPSVRPDILIIESTYGTHIHEKREEREARFCNTVHDIVNRGGRCLIPVFALGRAQELLLILDEYWQNHPELHDIPIYYASSLAKKCMAVYQTYVNAMNEKIRKQISINNPFVFKHISNLKSMDHFDDIGPSVVMASPGMMQSGLSRELFESWCTDKRNGVIIAGYCVEGTLAKHIMSEPEEVTTMSGQKLPLKMSVDYISFSAHTDYQQTSEFIRALKPPHVLLVHGEQNEMARLKAALIREYEDNDEVHIEVHNPRNTEAVTLYFRGEKLAKVMGSLADKKADQGQRISGILVKRNFNYHILIPSDLSNYTDLAMSTVTQTQAIQYSGSFMLLAQHLQIIADDVEEIEVQEKPALRVFKAITLVQEPGMVVLEWVANPLNDMYADAVMTVILEVQSNPKAQKVVQQNSSKKFDKEMYAKRLEIMLEDMFGQECVTKSKTGNTLSVTVDGKAANISLDTRMVVCEEGSVEDEPLREMVEVAVQRLYETMHPALF; translated from the exons ATGACTCATGCAACAAAAGCTATATATCGCTGGCTGCTGTCTGATTATGTCAAGGTCAG TAATATCTCAGCAGATGATATGCTGTACACTGAATCAGACCTGGAGGAAAGTATGGACAAGATTGAGACCATCAACTTCCATGAAGTGAAGGAAGTGGCAGGTATCAAGTTTTGGTGTTATCATGCAGGTCACGTCCTGGGAGCTGCCATGTTTATGATTGAAATAGCTGGGGTGAAG ATTTTGTACACTGGTGATTTTTCACGACAAGAGGATCGACACTTAATGGCAGCAGAGATCCCCAGTGTCAGACCTGATATTCTTATAATA GAATCCACATATGGTACCCATATCCATGAGAAACGTGAGGAGCGTGAAGCTCGATTCTGCAACACTGTACATGATATTGTAAATCGAGGGGGACGCTGTCTCATTCCTGTCTTTGCTCTAGGCCGTGCTCAAGAGCTGCTACTGATTTTAG ATGAATATTGGCAGAACCATCCAGAACTTCATGACATCCCTATCTACTATGCCTCATCCCTGGCAAAAAAATGTATGGCTGTATACCAAACCTACGTCAACGCAATGAATGAGAAAATTCGCAAACAGATCAGTATTAACAACCCTTTTGTCTTCAAACACATCAGCAACTTAAAG AGCATGGACCATTTTGATGACATTGGTCCAAGTGTAGTGATGGCCTCTCCGGGAATGATGCAGAGTGGTTTGTCCCGAGAACTGTTTGAAAGCTGGTGCACCGATAAGAGGAATGGTGTCATAATTGCTGGTTACTGCGTTGAAGGCACACTTGCAAAG CATATTATGTCAGAGCCTGAGGAGGTAACTACCATGTCTGGACAGAAGCTACCATTGAAGATGTCAGTTGATTACATCTCGTTCTCTGCACATACAGATTATCAACAGACCAGTGAATTTATCCGTGCATTGAAACCACCACATGTG TTGCTTGTCCATGGTGAACAGAACGAAATGGCCAGGCTGAAGGCAGCGCTTATCCGAGAATATGAAGATAACGATGAAGTTCATATTGAAGTTCACAATCCACGCAACACTGAAGCTGTGACATTATACTTCAGAGGCGAAAAGCTGGCCAAA GTGATGGGCTCCTTGGCAGATAAAAAGGCAGATCAAGGTCAAAGGATCTCAGGAATACTTGTAAAAAGAAACTTCAACTATCACATACTTATTCCATCTGACCTATCCA ATTATACTGATTTGGCAATGAGCACAGTGACACAGACACAGGCCATTCAATACTCAGGATCTTTCATGCTCCTGGCACAACACCTTCAGATCATTGCAG ATGATGTGGAAGAAATCGAAGTTCAGGAAAAGCCAGCACTGAGAGTCTTCAAAGCTATCACACTGGTTCAAGAGCCAGGCATGGTTGTGCTGGAG TGGGTGGCAAATCCATTAAATGACATGTATGCAGATGCAGTGATGACAGTGATTCTGGAAGTGCAGTCAAACCCGAAAGCCCAGAAAG TTGTGCAGCAAAACTCAAGCAAAAAATTTGACAAAGAAATGTATGCAAAGAGGCTAGAGATTATGCTCGA AGATATGTTTGGACAGGAATGTGTGACTAAATCTAAAACTGGCAATACACTGTCTGTAACCGTTGATGGCAAGGCAGCAAATATTTCTCTGGATACACGG ATGGTTGTGTGCGAAGAGGGTAGTGTGGAGGATGAACCACTTCGAGAAATGGTAGAAGTGGCGGTTCAGCGGCTTTATGAAACAATGCACCCAGCACTCTTCTGA
- the cpsf3 gene encoding cleavage and polyadenylation specificity factor subunit 3 isoform X4 — protein sequence MQQKLYIAGCCLIMSRSGHVLGAAMFMIEIAGVKILYTGDFSRQEDRHLMAAEIPSVRPDILIIESTYGTHIHEKREEREARFCNTVHDIVNRGGRCLIPVFALGRAQELLLILDEYWQNHPELHDIPIYYASSLAKKCMAVYQTYVNAMNEKIRKQISINNPFVFKHISNLKSMDHFDDIGPSVVMASPGMMQSGLSRELFESWCTDKRNGVIIAGYCVEGTLAKHIMSEPEEVTTMSGQKLPLKMSVDYISFSAHTDYQQTSEFIRALKPPHVLLVHGEQNEMARLKAALIREYEDNDEVHIEVHNPRNTEAVTLYFRGEKLAKVMGSLADKKADQGQRISGILVKRNFNYHILIPSDLSNYTDLAMSTVTQTQAIQYSGSFMLLAQHLQIIADDVEEIEVQEKPALRVFKAITLVQEPGMVVLEWVANPLNDMYADAVMTVILEVQSNPKAQKVVQQNSSKKFDKEMYAKRLEIMLEDMFGQECVTKSKTGNTLSVTVDGKAANISLDTRMVVCEEGSVEDEPLREMVEVAVQRLYETMHPALF from the exons ATGCAACAAAAGCTATATATCGCTGGCTGCTGTCTGATTATGTCAAGGTCAG GTCACGTCCTGGGAGCTGCCATGTTTATGATTGAAATAGCTGGGGTGAAG ATTTTGTACACTGGTGATTTTTCACGACAAGAGGATCGACACTTAATGGCAGCAGAGATCCCCAGTGTCAGACCTGATATTCTTATAATA GAATCCACATATGGTACCCATATCCATGAGAAACGTGAGGAGCGTGAAGCTCGATTCTGCAACACTGTACATGATATTGTAAATCGAGGGGGACGCTGTCTCATTCCTGTCTTTGCTCTAGGCCGTGCTCAAGAGCTGCTACTGATTTTAG ATGAATATTGGCAGAACCATCCAGAACTTCATGACATCCCTATCTACTATGCCTCATCCCTGGCAAAAAAATGTATGGCTGTATACCAAACCTACGTCAACGCAATGAATGAGAAAATTCGCAAACAGATCAGTATTAACAACCCTTTTGTCTTCAAACACATCAGCAACTTAAAG AGCATGGACCATTTTGATGACATTGGTCCAAGTGTAGTGATGGCCTCTCCGGGAATGATGCAGAGTGGTTTGTCCCGAGAACTGTTTGAAAGCTGGTGCACCGATAAGAGGAATGGTGTCATAATTGCTGGTTACTGCGTTGAAGGCACACTTGCAAAG CATATTATGTCAGAGCCTGAGGAGGTAACTACCATGTCTGGACAGAAGCTACCATTGAAGATGTCAGTTGATTACATCTCGTTCTCTGCACATACAGATTATCAACAGACCAGTGAATTTATCCGTGCATTGAAACCACCACATGTG TTGCTTGTCCATGGTGAACAGAACGAAATGGCCAGGCTGAAGGCAGCGCTTATCCGAGAATATGAAGATAACGATGAAGTTCATATTGAAGTTCACAATCCACGCAACACTGAAGCTGTGACATTATACTTCAGAGGCGAAAAGCTGGCCAAA GTGATGGGCTCCTTGGCAGATAAAAAGGCAGATCAAGGTCAAAGGATCTCAGGAATACTTGTAAAAAGAAACTTCAACTATCACATACTTATTCCATCTGACCTATCCA ATTATACTGATTTGGCAATGAGCACAGTGACACAGACACAGGCCATTCAATACTCAGGATCTTTCATGCTCCTGGCACAACACCTTCAGATCATTGCAG ATGATGTGGAAGAAATCGAAGTTCAGGAAAAGCCAGCACTGAGAGTCTTCAAAGCTATCACACTGGTTCAAGAGCCAGGCATGGTTGTGCTGGAG TGGGTGGCAAATCCATTAAATGACATGTATGCAGATGCAGTGATGACAGTGATTCTGGAAGTGCAGTCAAACCCGAAAGCCCAGAAAG TTGTGCAGCAAAACTCAAGCAAAAAATTTGACAAAGAAATGTATGCAAAGAGGCTAGAGATTATGCTCGA AGATATGTTTGGACAGGAATGTGTGACTAAATCTAAAACTGGCAATACACTGTCTGTAACCGTTGATGGCAAGGCAGCAAATATTTCTCTGGATACACGG ATGGTTGTGTGCGAAGAGGGTAGTGTGGAGGATGAACCACTTCGAGAAATGGTAGAAGTGGCGGTTCAGCGGCTTTATGAAACAATGCACCCAGCACTCTTCTGA